The DNA sequence TAGGGTCAATAGATTGTATGCATTGGGCATGGAAGAACTGTCCGTATGAGAAACAAGGTCAGTACAAGGGTCATGTGGAGAAGCCAACTATCATTTTGGAGGTTGTTGCTTCGGACGACCTTTGGATATGGCATGCTTTCTTTGGGATGGCAGGGTCTCATAACGATATCAATGTTCTTCATAGGTCTCCTTTGTTTGATAATTTGGTAGAAGGTAGAGCTCCAAAAGTCAATTTTTCAGTTAATGGCCACGATTACTCAATGGGATACTATCTTGCAGATGGCATATACCCCACATGGGCTACATTAGTGAAGTCCATCACTGCTCCTATGGGGAACAAGAGGCAATATTTTGCAAAAGCACAAGAAGCAGCCAGAAAAATGGTTGAGAGAGCATTTGGAGTCCTTCAATCTAGATATGCCATTGTTCGAGGGCCGGGTCACATGTGGGATATAGAaacattatcaaaaattatgagAGCTTGTGTGATTATGCACAACATGATTGTCGAAGACGAAGGATTCGTTGTCGATCCTAACGAGCGTTTTGAGTACGGCGGTCAAAATGTGGAGCCCGAACATGGAAAGCCTACTCGTTCGCTTGAGGAATACATTAAAGCTCAAAGGAAGATCAGAGACAAAGACACACATGTGCAATTGAAAGAAGACCTCATCGAACATCTGTGGAACAATCATCCAGATTTATACTCGTACAATATATGATATAGTTATCCACACATTTATATTTCATCCATacattttaatttatatttcatCCATacattttaatttatatttcgtCCATACATTTAAAATTTACATGCTTTATCTATTTGTTCACTACATCTATGCAAAATCTGTCTTATCGACTGAGCAATCATGAGCTGCAGCAAATTTGTCGCCTAGAACCAATCATAAGCAGCAGCACCAATCATGAGCAGCAGAAGCAATCATCAAGCGCAGGAGCAATCATCAGTTATCCACACATTTATATTTCATCCATacattttaatttatatttcatCCATacattttaatttatatttcgtCCATACATTTAAAATTTACATGCTTTATCTATTTGTCCACTACATCTATGCAAAATCTGTCTTATCGACTGAGCAATCATGAGCTGCAGCAAATTTGTCGCCTAGAACCAATCATAAGCAGCAGCACCAATCATGAGCAGCAGGAGCAATCATCAAGCGCAGCACCAAtcatcagcagcaggagcaatcagtcgccagcagcagcagcaatcaGTCGCCAGCAGCAGaacatgcagcagcagcagcagaaccaATCAGCTTCTCCTGAACCATGCAGCAGCATTTCAGCATCACGCCATGCAGCAGCAATTTACCAGCaaacacataaaataaagatgaTGGTTCCAACACAGTTTCTTCATCAGAAAACTTAATCCACCACACACATAACTCAAACATTTAAACTAAATTTAAGATAACTTGATCTACCACACACATAATTGATCCAGCACACACATCATGAGAACTAAACTTAAGATAACACGAAGTAAAATTAATTAGGAAGCTCCTTCTCCATGATCTTCTTTTGCATCTTCTCAATCCATTGGCGCTGcatagggttgagagaggaCAAGTCAGCCAACATAATTTCTTTTTCCTCTTTGAGAAGCTTAGCTTCTGCAATCTTTTCTTCATTGGCCACCCTCTTCTTCTCTAGCTCTAGTGTAGCCAGGAACCTCTCCTCCTTGGccttttccttttccttgtCCAAGACCTCTCTCTTTGCCATCATCTTATCCAAAGCTTCCATGCAAGCCTCACCACCACCACGTCTAAGGTTTTGTTTTGCCTTCTTTATCCCTTCTGGCCTTTTCTTTGCTGCCATTTCTTCATCAACAACATCTTCAAGTTCATTATTTTGAGTCTCTTCTTCCCCCCTAGGCCTCTTGTCCTTGGTgggattcttcttctttttttgggAGGCTTGTTTGTCTTTCTCAAGCTCAGCAAGCTCTTTCATCTTCGCTTTCCACTTGTCTTCCCCCTTCAATATATTCCAACAATGCTCCAGACCAAAACTTTTATTGTCTTTGTCCAATTCGATGTAGTATTTTTTTGCTGCAACAACCTGAACATATAATCACACGTCAAATAAATAATCAAAATTAAAATACCTAGACAATTACAAATAAGCACAACATAATCACATAATTATAATGAATATACCTTGTCCTCAATGGTTGTCCCACTTTGATTCCTACGTAGAATGGCCTCA is a window from the Sorghum bicolor cultivar BTx623 chromosome 5, Sorghum_bicolor_NCBIv3, whole genome shotgun sequence genome containing:
- the LOC8073610 gene encoding calponin homology domain-containing protein DDB_G0272472, which codes for MGTVRTESSIMHRWLAIQLQVNKFCSCYEAILRRNQSGTTIEDKVVAAKKYYIELDKDNKSFGLEHCWNILKGEDKWKAKMKELAELEKDKQASQKKKKNPTKDKRPRGEEETQNNELEDVVDEEMAAKKRPEGIKKAKQNLRRGGGEACMEALDKMMAKREVLDKEKEKAKEERFLATLELEKKRVANEEKIAEAKLLKEEKEIMLADLSSLNPMQRQWIEKMQKKIMEKELPN